Proteins from a single region of Natrinema amylolyticum:
- a CDS encoding helix-turn-helix domain-containing protein, translating to MSTSQQLIAIPDDLTSPQTKLVYLSLLTEDATATDLRERLGLSKLTLFAVLESLVEKDLVYRTEDGYASR from the coding sequence ATGTCCACGAGTCAGCAGCTGATCGCGATACCGGACGATCTCACATCACCACAGACGAAGCTCGTCTATCTGTCCCTCCTGACGGAGGACGCGACAGCGACCGACCTCCGAGAGCGTCTCGGACTGTCCAAGCTCACACTCTTCGCCGTGCTCGAGTCGCTCGTTGAAAAGGATCTCGTCTATCGGACGGAGGATGGGTATGCCAGCCGGTGA
- a CDS encoding HTH domain-containing protein — MPAGDLAESPIVPTETQTDLRVDCYVRSTVPGPTAETITAIVNRLQQLCDRGHINTHQLRPWPPERHAVVETDDTRESTRRELVAEFERWAERHGVTLEPAFRRQEIPPSPLGIGSDEPRERVRVPLVALALYEDDPTETETGPETAPLRGVVPYTEQPRTDAARTYTVNEWLTAVGADTGETVTYDSRNDQQPLLERHQ, encoded by the coding sequence ATGCCAGCCGGTGACCTCGCGGAATCCCCGATCGTCCCCACCGAGACGCAGACAGATCTCCGGGTTGACTGCTACGTGCGGTCTACCGTTCCGGGACCGACTGCCGAGACGATCACTGCTATCGTCAACCGGCTGCAGCAGCTCTGCGACCGCGGGCACATCAACACCCATCAACTCCGCCCATGGCCGCCAGAACGGCATGCAGTCGTCGAAACGGACGACACGCGTGAGTCGACGCGACGCGAGCTCGTGGCTGAGTTCGAACGTTGGGCCGAACGGCACGGCGTGACGCTCGAGCCGGCATTCCGTCGACAGGAGATTCCACCGTCACCGCTCGGAATCGGCTCCGACGAACCGCGCGAGCGAGTACGAGTTCCGCTCGTGGCACTGGCGCTCTACGAGGACGACCCCACTGAGACAGAGACGGGCCCGGAGACAGCACCCCTCCGGGGAGTTGTCCCCTATACGGAACAGCCACGGACAGACGCCGCACGGACATACACTGTCAACGAGTGGCTTACTGCGGTCGGCGCGGATACGGGAGAAACCGTCACGTATGATTCCCGGAACGATCAGCAGCCACTGCTGGAGCGACACCAATAG
- a CDS encoding prepilin-type N-terminal cleavage/methylation domain-containing protein gives MHGFTLTEMVVAISDEIQANLRADVPVERFANVSEIAGLVRCPASREPDYITNEVIDIGGGLELWRTPSDPHFAERYSSKDDQTWTAGEYTRDQFIAV, from the coding sequence ATGCATGGCTTCACACTGACGGAGATGGTGGTGGCGATTTCCGATGAGATCCAAGCCAATCTCCGTGCGGACGTCCCGGTCGAGCGGTTCGCTAACGTGAGCGAGATCGCGGGGCTCGTTCGCTGCCCCGCCAGTAGAGAACCGGACTACATCACCAACGAAGTGATCGACATCGGCGGCGGACTCGAGCTGTGGAGGACGCCGTCTGATCCGCACTTTGCCGAACGATATTCTTCGAAGGACGATCAAACGTGGACTGCCGGCGAGTACACACGCGACCAGTTCATCGCCGTCTAG